The following proteins are co-located in the Triticum aestivum cultivar Chinese Spring chromosome 1A, IWGSC CS RefSeq v2.1, whole genome shotgun sequence genome:
- the LOC123187251 gene encoding uncharacterized protein, producing the protein MPPVGGGDDCTEHDSPQASGHHGCPEDVPSSSPTLPVIASVAPEKKKKKKKQKRNGEQQPATSLPGDIVIEILSLVRYKSLCRFKCVSKQWLDLCSGLDTHKRSPQTLSGLYFLDEERQGLSFHDLTRGGPRLVDPDLSFLRRSYESLEVTQWSSSLLLCMCWKNSYSPRGECDYVVCNPGPRSGLCCLP; encoded by the exons ATGCCGCCAGTAGGAGGAGGAGATGATTGCACGGAGCACGATTCCCCGCAGGCGAGCGGCCACCATGGCTGCCCCGAGGACGTTCCGTCTTCTTCGCCGACGCTCCCCGTCATTGCTTCTGTAGCTCCCGAG aagaagaagaagaagaagaaacagaagcgCAATGGCGAGCAGCAGCCCGCGACAAGCCTCCCCGGCGACATCGTCATCGAAATCCTGTCGTTGGTGCGTTACAAGTCGCTCTGCCGTTTTAAGTGCGTGTCCAAGCAGTGGCTTGACCTTTGCTCCGGTCTCGACACCCACAAGAGGTCGCCGCAGACCCTATCCGGCCTCTACTTCTTGGACGAGGAACGCCAAGGCCTCAGTTTCCATGATCTGACCAGGGGTGGCCCCCGTCTGGTCGATCCCGATCTCTCTTTCTTGCGCCGGAGCTACGAAAGCTTAGAGGTCACACAATGGTCTAGCAGCCTTCTCCTTTGCATGTGCTGGAAGAACTCGTACTCACCGCGGGGTGAATGTGATTATGTCGTGTGCAATCCGGGACCGAGAAGTGGACTCTGTTGCCTCCCATAG